TGAGAATCATGGCCGAAGGGCGTGAGCTGGCCCAGGTGCAAACGGCAGTGGACGGTCTGAAGGCCGAGGTCTCGCAGTTCTTCAACTCGCTGGAGTAGACGCTCCCCTGGCTCCTCGCCGTCCCCTTGACAAGGGCCGGTCCCCCCACTAGCATGTAGGCCATCAATCTCCCTCGGTTCATCACCCATTTCAATCCCGTTCCCTGCGGTTGTCGGCGCGGGTGTGCCTGGGGGAGTCTTGATTCATGGCGGTCAACCTCGGTGACCTGCTGGTCAGAGAAAACCTCATCAGCCGGCAGCAGCTCCGGCAGGCCCTGGCCTACCAGAAGGTCCACGGAGGCCGGCTGGGACACTGCCTGATCCGGTTGGGGTGGGTCACCGGCGAGGACATCAGCGCTATCCTGTGCCGCCAGTTCGGCCTTCCCTCCATCAACCTCCCCTTCTTCAAGGTCGACCCCTCGGCGGTCAAGCTCATTCCGCCGGAGACGGCCCGCAAATACCAGGTTCTGCCGCTGAGTCGGGAAGGCACAACCTTGACCGTCGCCACCATCGACCCCACCGACGTCCCGGCCATGGACGACCTGCAATTCATGACGGGCTTCACCATCGAGCCGGTGGTGGCCGCCGAGTCCGCCGTCCGGGGGGCCATCCGAAAGCACTATGGCCCCGGCCCGACACTGGAACTCAAGCAGGCGGGCGCAGGCGGCACCGTCGAGAGCGGACCGGGGGTCCGCGACGAGCCCGAAAGGGACAGGGCCGGACAAGCACCCGTTGCCATGGAAGACCCGGGACAGACCGCCGGGGAAGCTCCCGTCGTCCAGCTGGTCAACCGGATCCTGTCCAGCGCCCTCAAGCAGGGGGCCAGTGATATCCATATCGAGCCCTACGAGCAGGAGCTTCGGGTGCGCTTTCGCATCGACGGTCTCTTGAGCACCGTCATGACCCCTCCGCTGAGCCAGAAAGACGCCGTGACTTCCAGAATCAAGATCATGGCCAAGCTGGACATCTCGGAAAAACGCCTGCCGCAGGATGGCCGGATGAAGATCCGACTGACGAACGAAGGTCGGGCCGGAGACCTCGACCTTCGAGTGTCGGTCCTGCCCACCCTGCACGGCGAAAAAGTGGTTCTGCGCTTGCTCGATCGGGATCGCCTGATGCTGGACATGACCCAACTGGGTTTCGAGCCGGATTCCCTGCGGCGGTTCGAGTCGGCCATCCTGAAACCCTACGGCATGGTGCTGGTGACAGGGCCCACCGGAAGCGGCAAGACCAGCACCCTCTACTCCTCCATCACCCGTCTGAACCGCATGGAAACCAATATTCTGACCGCCGAGGACCCGGTCGAGTTCAACCTGACGGGGATCAACCAGCTTCAGGTCAAGGAGCAGATCGGATTGACCTTCGCCACTGCCTTGCGGGCCTTCCTTCGCCAGGATCCCAACATCGTGCTGGTGGGCGAAATGCGCGACCTGGAAACGGCCGAGATCGCGATCAAGGCGGCTCTGACCGGCCACCTGGTGCTCAGCACTCTCCACACCAACGATGCCGCCTCCACCGTCATCCGCCTCACCAATATGGGTGTGGAGCCTTTCCTGGTGGCGAGTTCGGTCCATTTGATCTGCGCCCAGCGGCTGGTCCGCCGCATCTGCCGCCAATGCAGGCAAGCGGCCCAGCCACCGGTTGAAAGCCTCATCGAAGCGGGATTCTCTCCTTCCGAAGCCCCGGCGGTCCTCACCTATCGAGGTCGGGGTTGCGACGCCTGCAACCATACGGGCTACAAGGGCCGAGTGGGACTCTTCGAGGTGATGGAGATCGGCGAT
This genomic stretch from Acidobacteriota bacterium harbors:
- the pilB gene encoding type IV-A pilus assembly ATPase PilB, translated to MAVNLGDLLVRENLISRQQLRQALAYQKVHGGRLGHCLIRLGWVTGEDISAILCRQFGLPSINLPFFKVDPSAVKLIPPETARKYQVLPLSREGTTLTVATIDPTDVPAMDDLQFMTGFTIEPVVAAESAVRGAIRKHYGPGPTLELKQAGAGGTVESGPGVRDEPERDRAGQAPVAMEDPGQTAGEAPVVQLVNRILSSALKQGASDIHIEPYEQELRVRFRIDGLLSTVMTPPLSQKDAVTSRIKIMAKLDISEKRLPQDGRMKIRLTNEGRAGDLDLRVSVLPTLHGEKVVLRLLDRDRLMLDMTQLGFEPDSLRRFESAILKPYGMVLVTGPTGSGKTSTLYSSITRLNRMETNILTAEDPVEFNLTGINQLQVKEQIGLTFATALRAFLRQDPNIVLVGEMRDLETAEIAIKAALTGHLVLSTLHTNDAASTVIRLTNMGVEPFLVASSVHLICAQRLVRRICRQCRQAAQPPVESLIEAGFSPSEAPAVLTYRGRGCDACNHTGYKGRVGLFEVMEIGDGLRELILRGGSSAQLKQTAIQDGMITLRASGLQKIRDGVTTLEEILRETAR